GGTTCGACCGGATCAAGAATCTTGACGTGGAGCTTCCCGGCGAAGATGCAAAGCCGGAGAAAGGCGCCGGAATTAAGTGGAAAGCAGAGTTTGGTAAAACTCTCAAAACATGCGTCGTTGTAGCGTTTCGCTCCGCCTCCACCGTGTCTTCTCCCGGCGTTGAGTCAGACGCCGAGTTCGTGACTGGTCTGAAGACGCGCGTGGAATGGACGATTAACGCGTTGATGGCCGCGTCGACACGCCACCACCTGATGAGCCTAGTCGTGAAGGAGCACAAGGAGATGGAGAGCTTAGTGATGCATGAAAGAGGTGGAGAAGGGACGGTGGTGATGAAATCCGAGGGGCTGAGAGAGTTTCGAAAGACGGAGGCCGCGCGTGATCAAGAACTCGAGGAGCGCGTGGAGAAAAAACAGAGGAGTGTGGTCCCGAGCGTGAGGATGAGCATGAGACACGCGCCGTCGCTTAAGCTAAAGAGTGGTATATGTTTAGAATCCGCAACGCTCGTGATCGTAAGGCCGAGCGAGGAATATTCCGACGTCGGAGATGATGAGCTGGCTACGGAGGCTTTCGCCGGGAGTTGTATGTACGGTGAAGCGGTCGTCGCTTTGTTAAAGCGTAATAAGAATACGTTAGATATGAATTCCTTTTAGTGGGCCTTGTGGGGCTTTCTGCGTTTTTCATTTGTAagatatgtttttctttcttgcACGTGTGCTTGTGCAGAGTGCGCATGTTTACACTGTACAAAGTTGGCTTCAACATTCTTGACTTTGCATACCATTTTGGTCAATAATTCGAAGCATGTGCGGACTTTGATCCTCTCGTGACCAGAAAGATACAATAACATGGTATGAATTGTGCCCAATAACGTAAGAAATTTACTAAGGAGGTGTTATTCGATTCGTTGATGGATTTGATAGTTGCACTCTGTTTCGAAGTCGAAGCTGTAAGAAATGATCTTTGTTTCTTATCATTAAGTCCATTTGTTAAAACTagtatctttttcttttgtgagCTGTAACTTATACGTAAGCTTTTCTTATATTAGCAATCCTGTGAATAAATTTGAGATTATATGTGTTACAAAAATCCACTGAAGTTCATTTGGATCTTCTAATTCGATGCCAACTTTGTCACCAAGGTACATAACTAATTCAATTTTTGAGACTCCTAACTTCTGATTGGAGAGTGGCTAAATATTATGTGGAATGATCACTTCATGCCGCACCGAGGTCATAAGGCGTCACTCGTTTCTACGTAAAACCATGATTAACTCCAGTCTCTTATCCGAAGTTCTTAAAGTTCTTAGAGATATAAAAACTGTATTTTAgtcaaaaaatgtaaaaaaaaaaagaaatcaaatcatgagttaaaaatCCAGACTAAAAAATCGAGATTAAACATGCTCTATCAATCTTTATTGTAAAAGAATTTCTCAAGAAAAATCACGCGGAATTGAAGATCAAAATAGCTTCAAAATATgcatttttttctcttctcccCCAAGTTTGTTCTATGAATAAACTCAAGCCTACTTACTTGATCTCTATAAGGCAATTTCTAGCTctcttattgttgttgttgttttatgtTGTGGTGGATCATGTTTTTCGATACTGATTTCgtcttatgattttttttttggttctggaTATGCCAGTACCTATATTAGATTTTGATTCTCTAATCTAAGATATttcttcaacaaaaaaaaaatggttacaACAAAAATTAGTTTCTTCAAAAATGGATATAATCAACTAGACTAActcatataattttgaaattactaAATTAACTCTTTAAGCATGCAAATTTACGATTTTgcttttactaataattatatcctaattaaaaatatatatatttaatactataagAAAGGAAAAAAGGCAAGCACTTTACCTTTGTCGGGTTTCTCCACCTACGGCGAAACGTTTTCCTCGTCGTCTCCTTCACCTCCATCTCCGATGGTCCCTTTTCCCTCACAACCAGCTTCGTCTCCGTCACCAGCGTGAATCCTTCGTCTCTTCCTACTCGACAAACCCGAAATCGATTTCACCTCAATCACATCCGGCTTCAACTACAAGTTACTCTAACCTGTAAGTCTTTAATCTATGCTATTAGAATTGTTGTTATCATAGATTAATTGATTGCATCttgaaaatttgaaaccctAACTCCCAGTTTCATCTCACTGACTTTCAGATCTGTTAATTGTATTTGATAATTAACATTTACtctctgtttttatttaaagttgTATAAACTAGTAACTTGGTTTCGGATTGTTTGAAAGTGTTTTCTCTTATGTCTGATGAGATACGTACGTGATATTGGCAAGATAATAGTAACAGTTCCATGACAAATTTTCTGGGAAGAAAAACAACTGTTTCTTGGTGAAACAGTTCGGCAGAGGCAATGCTAATGTTTAATTTAGCAAAGAGAGCAACAACCTCTGCAAACTCAACTCTTACAGGCACTCTGGTAACACACAACTCTTTTATTTTCCTCTAAAGTCTTTTTAATCTGTTGGATAAAATGTTGTTTAAGGACACAAGTTACTGCCTTTAGGTAGTACACACTCTAAAGTTTGGatcttttgttttgaattttgttgGTTTACATGTGATTAACGAATGGATCCTTTTGCTTTGATTTCAGGTTTGGCGTACCAGAAGACGGTGACCATTCAGGTAGCTGACAAGGAGAAAGGTGTGGTACTTGGAACCaccaagaaaaagaaacaaaacaagtttATAGGTTATAAAGATTTTTCATGGACAGTTTAGTTTCTTGCTTGCAACACCTCCATTGTTATgttctttttctcaaaaatgaTAATAAGAAAAAACTAGTAAGCTGGTTGCTGTCCACATTCCTTGTCAGCAGACAAGTAATACTAGTAGCTGCTCTTTGATGATATTGTGAATACAATTCATCGATAGTGATAACTTATAGTACCTCTGAACTTTATAGATATGTGATATGAATTGAAAGAGAGAACAATATCTGATACAAAGTTACAAACTCAAGAACATGTCAAATTCAAGAACCTATTCTTACATATAAGGACTTAGCTGCACGCCTCTCTGCTGAAGAATGTCATTATGCCATTTATGATTTTGACTTCGTCACTATTGAAAACTGCCACAAGAACAAGATTTTTTCCGATAACAACATATTGTTCAAGAAACTATAAATGTGGGAACATATGTTTAGCTCTACCAGCCATGAACAAACGTTTACTTTGGAACCATTACTGaatacaaaatatttcatttcatGCATTCAAAATACTGGTATGTTGTGCACGCTTCCTAATCCTTCCCTAGATAACGCTTGAGCTGAATGCAaggaataaatatttaaatctattgTTTGCATCAACTTCCAGGAGAGCCAAAGTTCCAggatttgtcattctaatcttGTGCAAAGTAATTCCACTTCGTATTGCAATAAGTAATTAAACTACCATGAAAAGAGACAACTTGATAAAGAAGAAAAGATGGATGAAAAAGATGACGACAATTACCGCAAGTTTAcctaattttgattttaattaacctaaaaataaaccaaattcaaaatttatataaacaggTTCGAAACTGAACATTAAATTAAGTTTGATTTACACAAATTCAGATTTTCGTCAATAAATCTGccacaatataaattaaaaagtttgCTACCACATAAAAAAAAGTCTACCAATAATTTTAAGTCAGATATATAACTATGCcgtaaaaaaataagttgaacataagaaaataagtcGGCCCACAGAAAAATAAGTTGACCACAAAAATCTACCATTTATAACAAATATGCTACCTCATACGACAGACtaattctttaaaatttattttctatttaaattgGATAATTAACTTTATTGTGGAAACAAATCTGATGTTTATAAGAAAGTCTGACACCACTTTAACGGTAGACTTTTTTTTCTATACAGATTTTATAACCAGACTTATTAGtcgatagatttatttttttgatcgaTCAAATGTTAAGGGTACTTTGGTAATGTTTTTTACTATTATAACTATAAACAATGAcaattttgaccaaaaaaacattctaataattttcaaaaaatatgaatcaTTCTAGTAATAGCACAATTAATTTGTGTCATTTTAGTAAACTTCCCTTTTATTTTCAGTCTCAATGTTGTGGAACACATATGTGATAGATCAATAAAAATTTAGTGTTTTTCTAGATTCTATTAATATTGCATTATTATGATAACGCCTGGATCATCCCCAGGGAAAGTACACACCTGTTTGCTGGAAAATTGATTGAAAACAGTATAAGTAAATATGAATTAACTTTTTACAGCAGTCTCTGCtctatatatatgaataatatagGAAGAAAATATTACCAGTAGACTgagaaaaaaaggagaaaaataattaagagtAGAGAAACAACTTGAAATTTTTGTGCTGACATTATTACTGCCTTTGTAGCTCTATTTTTTGGTGAagataattttttggttttgttttgcctCAAGCTTCTTACGATAATGGTCATATCCTTTTACATATCGGTACAAATCCATCCATATGGTAATTGatttcttttaaaaaggaaacaaaatatacaTACTTTAAAAACCAGATTGGAAGATGTCTTAACATATCTCATAAAATCTTGCATTAATTATAGAATAATATTCTCTGCAACAAATATTCAAtctaaattaaacaaaacattatGGTGACTAGGTTTTATTGTAGAGTTTTCTATAAGTTTTTATAGTATCATTTAAATCAACTTTTAAAACCGGCCAGACGTTGATGGCGGAGATAGAGAAGATGCATAGAAGCAAGTCAGAGAGTAAGTTCTTCGGGATTAAGAAGGATGTCATGGGGTTCTTGACATGTCTCCGTGATTTTGATTTACGGTGTTTCGGTGCGTTTCCTCCGGTGGATACAATCTccgaccaagaagaagaagaagaagaagaagaagagagaagctCAAAGACCTTTTTTCAAAATGGTTGATGGTTCTACACAAAAAGCAGAGCAGTGACGAGTGTGGCGACAACAATGAAGCGTTTCGGACCCGAATGCGGTTCTGCCGCCAATGCTGATGCATTGCAGATCTGCACCGGTTAAGAAATGGTTACAGTTAGAAGGGGAGAACATAGTAGAAACATAGTAAAACACTAAAGACGATAAGGAGAcaatgagaaagaagaaggatctgagatcattgatggaggaagaGAGAGATGTTGTGAACCCGGTGGTGATGAGTTAAGACATAAACTATTACAAATTTTCGGTAGATATCGCCAAGGAAACTTGGGTTGTAGGTGGAATTCAAGATCCTCTGTTTCGAAGTTGAAGCTGGAAGAAATGATCTTTGTTCTTGATTATTAGTCCACTTGTTAATACTAATACCttatcttttaattttcttcttctaacGAATCGGCTCCCGCTTCACAATCTGTTAGTCTAACGAATCCTAACTCCGATTGATTCTCTTAATGTTTGATCTCACTTCTCTCTCGCACTCGTTTGCAACCAAGaacgacaaaagaaaagaaaggcaAATGCACACACAGATTGTTTGCCCAGTTCGAGTCTCAATGTGAGATCTCTACATCTGGGTGCTTGACGACACAAGCAAACGACCTTATTCAATCACTCCAAAAGATCGTACAAGCAGATTGAATCAAGAGACTTATGCATAACCGCTACAAGCTCTTGATCTTTCTGTTACTCACTTTCTCTGATTATAACTCGTCGTTTATCATTCTTCTTCTCGTGATAGTCATGAACTTCTTTCTCTCTCAGCTATATAGAGGAGACCGGTACAACGGATTAAGCCGACTCCAATAACCACCCGGTTATCGTCTTCTTTAGTCTTGTACCAAGAGTTAATGAACCAGCCCGGTACACTACTCTAACCGTTGTTGAAAGTCACAATCTCAACAATCTCCACCTTGACATCAACAACTAACGTTCATCCCTTATGCCATCAAGCGTAGCTGCGCACTTAGCACTTAGCTACTCCAAGATCAACAAGTGCTTGATCAAACTTGTTGCTCAGAATCACCTTTGTCAACATGTTTGCTGGATTTTTCGATGTGTGAACTTTCTGTATCACCACTTCTCCAGCTTCTGTCATGTCCCTCACAAAACTCATCTTCAACGCTACATGCTTTGAAACTACTACATGCTTCGTCCTGTCGTGGAAGACGTTATTCTTGGCCAAACATATGGCGCTCTGTGAGTCACACCCAACCACAACTTCTGACTGCTCGTACCCCAGTTCCTCTGTTAGACCTCTCAACCACAAACCCTCCTTGATGGCTTCCACCAGCGAGATGTATTCGGCTTCTGTCATTGACAATGCTACGACCTGTTGTTGTCCTGACTTCCAGCTCACTGTGTTGCCTCCAACTCTGAAAACAAACCCAGTTGTTGACCTTCTGCGATCAAGGTCACCTCCAAAATCCGAATCTGAATAACCTTTGACAGTGAACTTTTCTGCACTCTTTGTGAACACTAGACCAAAATCTTGAGTCTTCACTAGATATCTCAGAATCCACTGTACATCTGACCAATGTTCTTAACTTGGATTGCTCATAAACCGGCTTACAAGACCCACACCAAACGCAAGATCAGGTCTTGTACTGATCATCGCATACATTATGCTTCCAACTGCATTAGCGTATGGCACTTCATCATCTGAACCTGCAAATCCCTGCTCTCCTTCCTTGAGTGCTTTTAGCTTGATTTGAGCTCCAATAGGTGTTGAGACACATTTAGCTTCACCCATTATGTACACTTGAAGAACCTTCTTCAAATAAATTGACTGAGACAGCTTCAGAACTCCACCTGCTCTGTCCCTTTCTATATCCATTCCTAGAATCCTTTTTGCAGACCCTAGATCCTTCATATCGAACTCTTTGGCTAGCATTTCCTTAACCTTTGTTATCTCTGTCATTTCCCTTGCCACCAGTAGCATATCGTCAACGTAAAGTAGTAGGTAAACATAGCCACCATCTTTCAGCTTCTTCATGTACACGCATAGATCAAACTCGCTCTTCACGAAGccattcttgatcatgaactGATCAAAACACTTGTTCCACTGATGCGGTGCTTGATTTAAACCGTAGAGCAACTTCACCAGCTTACACACCTTGCCTTCTTGTCCTTTTTCAACGTATCCCTCAGGCTGGCTCATATATATCTCTTCATCTATGGTACCATGTAGGAATGTCGTCTTTACGTCGAGCTGCTCCAGTTCTAAATCTTGATCCACCACTATTGATAGCATCACACGGATTGACACGTGCTTCACCACCGGTGAGAATATCTCTTGATAGTCAATCCCTTCCTTCTGGGAATAGCCTTTAGCTACTAGTCTTGACTTGTATCTCGGCTCCTCAACTCCAGGTATTCCTGGCTTCCGCTTATACAGCCATCTGCACCAATAGCTTTCTTGCCTTTTGGTAGATCCGTGAGATATCATGTCTTGTTCTTCTTTAGTGATAACATCTCATCATCCATTCATGCATTCCATTTCTTCCAATCTTTACTGCTTATAGCGTCTTCGTAATTGTTAGGCTCTTCTGACTCAATGATCTCAGCCGCTAGCAATGCAAATGCTAACTCAGAGTCTTCAGTAAACCTCGCTGGCTTCACTATCTCCCTGCGTGTCCTATCTCTCGCAAGTTGATAGTTGCTTAGATCTTCCACCTCTTCAGCAACTTGATGTTCTTTGTCCTGTATAGTTTCTAAAGCTCCACCTTCAGCTTGAATCTCTTCTGCTGACTCTTAACTTTCTCCTATCTCAACGCTGTTTCTGCTGATCAAATCCAAACCTCATGTAGCTTCCTTCTGTCTCTCCTCTTCTTTGCCTTTCTGTATATCTTTGTATACAAGGTCCTCTCTGAATACTGCATTGCGACTTATCACGCACTTTTGATCTTCAAGTAACCACACCCGATATCCTTTCACTCCAGTAGGATACCCAACGAACACTCCTTTCAACGCTCTTGGCTTGAGTTTCCTTTGATCGATATGCACGTACACAATGCATCCAAATCTTCTCAGATGTCGATAACCCGAAGCCTTTCCCAACCACACCTCCTCAGGGATGTTGTAGTCATTAGCAGATGACGAAATGCGGTTGATGATGTATACTGCAGTAGCGACCGCTTTAGCCCAAAACTTTTCTTCCAGTCCAGACTCATTCAGCAAGCATCTGACCTTCTCCATCACCTTGCGATTCATGCGCTCtgcaactccattctgctggGGAGTGTAGGAGCATGTCCTGTGGCTCTCTATACCTTGCTGCTTACAAAACTCATCAAACGCAATATTACAGAATTCTAAGCCATTATCAGTCGTAAGGCATCTAACCCTTTTATTTACTTGATTCTCTACTAGTTTTTTCCATTCGCAAAATTTCATGAAAGCCTCATCCTTAGTAGCTAGAAAGTATACCCAAACTTTTCTAGAGTAATCATCTATAATAGACGTGAAATACTGCTTCCTGGCTAGAGACATTTGCACATTGGGAGATCCCCAGAGATCAGAATGAACATACCTCAACACCTCCTCACTTTCGTGTTTACCTACACTAAAGCTGAGGCGTTTGTTCTTACCCATGACACAGTTCTCGTAGAACTCCAGATCACTAATTCTCTTCTTGTCGAGAATCCCTTTTTCTGCTAACAGCTTTAGATTTTTAATGCTTGTGTGTGCCAGTCTGCTATGCCACAGAGCCGTGTCATCCTTTGATGTTGCTGCAAGTGCTGCAGCCTTTACTGTGTCACCATCCAGGAGATACATGCTACCACACAAGGTACCTTGCAGAGCCAACTTCCCGTTCTTATAGAACGAAGTCTTCCCAGCTCCACCTTCTTGTTTAAAACCCTGCAGATCAAATGAGCTCACAAAAA
The window above is part of the Brassica napus cultivar Da-Ae chromosome C8, Da-Ae, whole genome shotgun sequence genome. Proteins encoded here:
- the LOC106425920 gene encoding F-box protein AUF2-like, which encodes MDVFDGLPDPIVVDILDKVGDVKTLLRCSSLSKRFYSLVPQSESLTLRLDQVVTTESPPDSPVSNFFKSACKPFHGLFSLFSKPAKPIPATNLSPVIPSKLLSRFDRIKNLDVELPGEDAKPEKGAGIKWKAEFGKTLKTCVVVAFRSASTVSSPGVESDAEFVTGLKTRVEWTINALMAASTRHHLMSLVVKEHKEMESLVMHERGGEGTVVMKSEGLREFRKTEAARDQELEERVEKKQRSVVPSVRMSMRHAPSLKLKSGICLESATLVIVRPSEEYSDVGDDELATEAFAGSCMYGEAVVALLKRNKNTLDMNSF